In Xiphophorus couchianus chromosome 8, X_couchianus-1.0, whole genome shotgun sequence, the following proteins share a genomic window:
- the dhx29 gene encoding ATP-dependent RNA helicase DHX29, with amino-acid sequence MGGKKKKSAAQAAPAAAAAASSGSTPAVGGTGAVEDQKKHAASSKTNKPAKETKSKAPKTYSLANTAQVDTGGVSDKSILKVSIQAELEKKIIKLINDFRQENGDKGPISGRFTTKKLLDLYTALEKFNFKREHIEEAMKSSVLYGGDLHSALDWLCLNLKDDELPDGFSQQLQEESQKSRPKFQSPPQQKPAERNPKASNNSHRDTNRVSEKDEAASMKDWILRYAEQSSDDEEEEEEGDKRTRNPELDEKFDPNDRYLILTAQLYDAKEMAADAKTKGDKTGQRTAQDRIRVVQQEMKQLESHPMFNSAIKVADVPQKEKKTLPVVDDKDDLSFNLFEQAEKDPPAEKVVKKNEPKDIRNFDYTARSWTGKSPKQFLIDWVRKNLPKSPAPAFHKVSAGRYWRCKVRVQRVDDALEVCPTILTEDSMQAQHLAATLALYNLVKGQSVHQLLPPTYRDVWLEWRDGEQQQQEASRTAANKPRDQFISRLLTRLKQQQSQSQDQQPAYHQGQELNRGGEDEPEDSWENLAGLDIENKGGRVEDKSEKSKQKEGAASLKSARELLLKLKESALAHKLQAEREKLPVFQHRGRILEALQCHRVVVVAGETGSGKSTQIPQFLLEELLTGGKAAQPCNIVVTQPRRISAMSLASRVSQELGCNEGPGSKSSLCGYQIRMENLSGDWTRLLYCTTGVLLRKLQQDRHLSSLTHIIVDEVHERSVQSDFLLTILKDVVMKRSDLHLILMSATVDCHKFSSYFNRCPVVSIPGRTFPVEVYHLEDIVEQTGYILEKDSEYSQKILEEEEEVSVSVTQKGGKTLQHQEVIVRDSSSGWDLGPDLDHFSSRTRQVLQFMNPNKINVDLLVDLLDYLDKSPQFAEVDGAVLVFLPGLAHIQQLHDVLSSDKRFREKNRYKIVALHSTLSSKDQAAAFTVPPAGVRKIVLSTNIAETGVTIPDVVFVIDTGKTKENKYHESSQMSSLVETFVSKASALQRQGRAGRVRNGFCFRLYPKFRFDAFMDYSIPEILRVPLEELCLHIMKCQYGSPEDFLSRALDAPQPQSVSNAVNLLRKIGACQPNNHILTPLGHHLASLPVNVKIGKMLIYGAILGCLEPIATIAAAITEKSPFSTPMNRKEEANLAKAALATANSDHLTIYNAYMGWKRSQTEGLRVEMSYCRKHFLNRTALLTIEDVKHELMKMMEQVGFWSSRSKQRAATLSKQQICILNAALTAGLYDSVARVLCNPPVDGLERVACTVETPQGRAQVHPSSVNRNLQVHGWLLYQEKVKYTKIYLRDTTLISPFPMLLFGGDIDIQHREKLMTLDGWIHFQAPVRIGVIFKHLRKLMDFLLERKLENPRMNLEGDATIQVILDLIKSEHAA; translated from the exons ATGggtggaaagaagaagaaatcagcCGCTCAGGCTGCCccggcagcagcagcggcggccaGCTCCGGTTCTACCCCTGCAGTCGGCGGCACCGGTGCGGTGGAGGACCAGAAGAAACACGCAGCCAGCAGCAAAACGAATAAACCAGCGAAAGAGACTAAATCTAAAG CCCCAAAGACCTACAGTCTTGCCAACACAGCTCAGGTGGACACAGGTGGGGTCTCAGACAAGTCCATTCTTAAA gtttctatCCAAGCTGAGCTGGAGAAGAAAATCATCAAGCTGATCAATGATTTCAGACAGGAGAATGGGGACAAAGGGCCCATTTCTGGCAGATTTACAACTAAGAAGCTGTTG GACCTGTACACAGCTCTGGAGAAATTCAACTTCAAAAGAGAGCACATTGAAGAGGCGATGAAGAGCAGCGTCCTGTATGGGGGCGACCTCCACTCTGCTCTCGACTGGCTCTGTCTGAACCTTAAAGATG ATGAGTTGCCAGACGGTTTcagccagcagctgcaggaggagagcCAGAAGAGTCGGCCTAAATTCCAGTCTCCACCGCAGCAGAAACCTGCTGAAAGGAACCCCAAAGCATCCAACAACAGCCACAGAGACACCAACAGG GTCTCAGAGAAGGACGAAGCTGCAAGCATGAAGGACTGGATTTTGAGGTACGCAGAACAAAGCAGTGacgacgaagaggaggaggaagaaggagatAAGAGGACACGCAATCCTGAATTGGATGAAAAATTTGACCCT AATGACAGGTATTTGATCCTCACCGCTCAACTGTATGACGCCAAAGAAATGGCTGCTGATGCCAAGACCAAAGGAGACAAAACGGGCCAGAGGACGGCACAGGACAGGATTCGGGTCGTACAGCAAG AAATGAAGCAGCTGGAGTCTCATCCCATGTTCAATTCTGCCATAAAAGTTGCAGATGTCCctcagaaggaaaaaaagacgcTTCCCGTGGTGGATGATAAAGATGACCTTAGCTTCAATTTGTTTGAGCAAGCAGAAAAGGACCCTCCTGCAGAAAAAG TTGTGAAAAAGAACGAGCCAAAAGACATTCGTAACTTCGACTACACGGCTCGCAGCTGGACAGGAAAGTCCCCCAAACAGTTTCTCATTGACTGGGTCAGAAAAAACCTGCCCAAAAGTCCAGCGCCAGCTTTCCACAAGGTTTCTGCTGGCAGATACTGGAGATGCAA GGTGCGAGTTCAAAGAGTGGATGATGCCCTGGAAGTTTGTCCTACCATCTTGACTGAGGACAGCATGCAGGCTCAGCATCTGGCTGCCACGTTGGCACTCTACAACCTGGTTAAAGGGCAG TCTGTGCATCAGCTCCTACCTCCAACCTACAGAGATGTATGGCTGGAGTGGAGAGACGgcgaacagcagcagcaggaagcgaGCCGCACCGCTGCCAACAAACCTCGAGACCAGTTCATATCCCGGCTCCTCACCAgactgaagcagcagcagagccagaGTCAAGACCAGCAGCCTGCTTATCACCAAGGCCAGGAACTCAACAGGGGAGGAGAAGACGAGCCGGAAGACTCCTGGGAGAACCTGGCTGGTCTCGATATTGAGAATAAAGGAGGCAGAGTCGAAGACAAGAGCGAGAAAAGTAAGCAGAAGGAAGGAGCAGCGTCGCTTAAATCAGCCAGAGAGCTCTTACTAAAGCTAAAAGAGTCTGCACTCGCCCACAAGCTGCAG GCGGAGAGAGAGAAGCTCCCAGTCTTTCAACACAGAGGTCGTATCCTCGAGGCTCTGCAGTGCCACCGTGTGGTGGTGGTGGCCGGCGAGACGGGCAGCGGGAAGAGCACCCAGATCCCTCAGTTCCTGCTGGAGGAGCTGTTGACGGGGGGAAAAGCCGCTCAGCCCTGCAACATTGTGGTGACTCAGCCGCGCAGGATATCAGCCATGAGCCTCGCCAGCAGAGTCAGCCAGGAGCTGGGCTGCAACGAAGGACCAGGCTCCAAG TCGTCGCTGTGCGGATACCAGATCAGGATGGAGAACCTGTCTGGGGACTGGACCCGCCTCTTGTACTGCACTACCGGAGTTCTCCTCAGGAAGCTCCAGCAAGACAGACACCTGAGCTCCTTGACCCATATTATTGTGGATGAG GTCCATGAGCGCAGTGTCCAGTCGGATTTTCTGCTCACCATCCTTAAAGATGTTGTGATGAAGAGATCTGACCTGCACCTGATCCTCATGAGCGCCACTGTGGACTGTCACAAGTTTTCCAGCTACTTCAACCGCTGCCCTGTGGTCAGCATTCCAGGCAGGACCTTCCCAGTTGAA gTGTATCATTTGGAGGACATAGTAGAGCAGACAGGATACATCCTTGAAAAGGATTCCGAGTACAGCCAGAAGattttagaagaagaagaagaggtgtCCGTCTCCGTCACACAGAAAGGTGGCAAGACTTTGCAGCACCAG gAGGTTATAGTGAGGGATTCGTCCTCCGGCTGGGATCTGGGTCCGGACCTTGatcatttcagcagcaggacTCGGCAGGTGCTTCAGTTCATGAACCCTAATAAGATCAACGTGGACTTGCTCGTTGATCTCCTGGACTACTTGG ACAAATCTCCACAGTTTGCAGAGGTGGATGGAGCTGTGCTCGTTTTTCTCCCAGGTCTGGCTCACATTCAGCAGCTCCACGACGTTCTCTCGTCGGACAAGAGGTTTCGGGAGAAAAACAG GTACAAGATTGTGGCCCTCCACTCAACTCTTTCATCCAAGGATCAGGCTGCTGCCTTCAcagtgccccctgctggtgttAGAAAG attgtGCTGTCGACCAACATTGCTGAGACAGGCGTGACGATTCcagatgttgtttttgtcattgaCACAGGGAAGactaaagaaaataa GTACCATGAGAGCAGCCAGATGAGTTCTTTGGTGGAAACCTTCGTCTCCAAAGCCAGCGCCCTCCAGAGGCAGGGGAGAGCAGGACGTGTCAGAAACGGCTTTTGCTTCAGACTTTACCCTAAATTCAG GTTTGATGCCTTCATGGATTACTCCATCCCAGAAATTCTGCGGGTCCCGCTGGAGGAGCTTTGTCTCCATATAATG AAATGTCAGTATGGGTCCCCGGAGGACTTCCTGAGCCGGGCCCTGGATGCTCCTCAGCCTCAGTCCGTCAGCAACGCTGTGAACCTGCTGAGGAAGATCGGCGCATGTCAACCCAACAACCACATCCTCACGCCTTTGGGACACCACTTGGCAAGTCTGCCGGTCAACGTAAAGATCGGGAAGATGCTCATTTATGGAGCCATCCTTGGCTGCCTTGAACCCATA GCAACCATCGCTGCAGCCATCACTGAGAAGTCTCCGTTTTCCACACCGATGAACAGAAAGGAGGAAGCTAATCTGGCCAAAGCTGCTCTGGCCACCGCCAACTCTGATCACCTGACGATATATAACGCATATATGGG atGGAAACGCTCACAAACCGAGGGACTGAGAGTGGAGATGTCCTACTGTAGAAAACACTTCCTCAATCGAACAGCTCTGCTCACCATAGAG GATGTGAAGCACGAGCTTATGAAGATGATGGAGCAGGTGGGTTTCTGGTCCTCTCGCTCGAAGCAGCGGGCGGCCACGCTGTCCAAGCAGCAGATCTGCATCCTGAACGCGGCGCTGACGGCAGGGCTCTATGACAGCGTGGCGCGGGTGCTGTGCAATCCCCCCGTGGACGGGCTGGAGCGGGTGGCCTGCACCGTGGAGACGCCTCAAGGCAGGGCTCAGGTCCATCCTTCCTCTGTTAACCGTAACCTGCAGGTGCACGGCTGGCTGCTGTACCAGGAGAAG GTTAAATACACCAAGATCTACCTGCGAGACACCACCCTGATTTCTCCGTTCCCCATGCTACTATTTGGAGGCGACATCGACATCCAGCACAGAGAGAAGCTCATGACGTTAGACGGATGGATTCATTTCCAG GCTCCGGTGCGGATTGGAGTGATCTTCAAACATTTGAGGAAACTGATGGACTTTTTACTTGAAAGGAAGTTGGAGAACCCCAGAATGAATCTGGAAG GTGATGCAACCATCCAGGTGATTCTGGATCTGATCAAATCTGAACACGCTGCGTAA
- the pstpip2 gene encoding proline-serine-threonine phosphatase-interacting protein 2 encodes MKNLHFKDFFWCPDLTSTAGYDAIIQYLNDGKRTCKEVEDFMKARASIEERYAKDLLGLSKKVCGHNEMNTLKRSLDVFKLQTEHVSLSHLQLAQSMREEVKKLEEFKEKQKEARKKIEQQMDALHKQKSSQFKKTMDSKKTYEQKCRDKEEADQNMNRNTNTNNTKLVEKLQSKAQQAKLSAEEADRLYQQNVITLGKIRDDWLKEHVNACEIFEKQSIERINFVRNTVWTHLNQLSQQCVTSDELNEEVRRSLEQCDVQEDIEHFVNLRRTGDKPAAPVVYENFYSGLRSPTGPPPSRMPPPAVRRGPLPDPTQNRDDSRHSLVQDGDYSVIQY; translated from the exons ATGAAGAACCTTCACTTCAAAGATTTTTTCTGG tgtccaGATCTGACTTCCACTGCTGGCTATGATGCCATCATTCAGTATCTGAATGACGGAAAAAGGACATGCAAAGAGGTGGAGGACTTCATGAAAGCTAG GGCTTCGATCGAAGAGAGGTACGCCAAAGACTTGCTTGGTTTGTCCAAGAAAGTTTGTGGACACAATGAGATGAA cacATTGAAAAGATCCCTGGACGTGTTTAAGCTAC aGACTGAACATGTTAGTTTATCACACTTACAACTGGCGCAGAGTATGAGGGAAGAGGTCAAGAAACTGGAAGAattcaaagaaaagcaaaaagaagcAAGGAAAAAA atagaaCAACAGATGGATGCTCTTCACAAACAGAAGTCCTCACAGTTTAAGAAGACGATGGAT TCCAAGAAAACATATGAGCAGAAGTGTCGTGACAAAGAAGAAGCGGATCAGAACATGAACCGAAACACTAATACCAACAACACCAAGCTTGTGGAGAAG ctccAGTCAAAAGCTCAGCAGGCAAAACTGAGTGCAGAAGAAGCAg ACAGATTATACCAACAGAATGTTATAACTCTGGGGAAAATTAGAGATGACTGGCTGAAGGAGCATGTGAACGCCTGCGAG atatttgaaaaacagtCAATAGAGCGTATTAACTTCGTGAGGAACACAGTGTGGACTCATCTCAACCAGCTTTCACAGCAATGTGTCACCAGCGACGAG CTAAACGAGGAAGTGAGGAGGTCACTAGAGCAATGTGACGTCCAGGAAGATATCGAACACTTCGTAAATCTCAGACGGACCGGAGACAAACCTGCAG CTCCAGTCGTGTATGAGAACTTCTACTCAGGACTAAGGTCTCCAACTGGACCACCGCCTTCCCGGATGCCTCCACCAGCTGTGAG AAGGGGACCActccctgatccaacacagAATAGAG ATGACTCGCGCCACTCTTTGGTGCAGGACGGAGATTACAGTGTGATCCAGTATTAA